DNA from Chloroflexota bacterium:
CTAGCCGAGGAAGGGGCTAATGTCCTGGTCTGCGACCTCGGTGTGGCTATGGATGGGACAGGAGCTGACAAATCCCCTGCCGACAGCACGGTAGAGGAATGCCGTAAGCTGGGGGTAAGAGCGGCCGCCCATTATGGGGATGTTTCTAACTTCAAGTCCGCTGAGGAAATGGTTCAGGCCTGCGTCAGCAACTTCGGCAGGATAGACATTTTATGTAACATAGCCGGCATACTTAGACCCAAAATGATCTTTAACATGCTGGAGGAAGACTGGGACAAGGTGCAGGCTGTCCACCTCAAGGGAACCTGGAATCTCTGCAGACATGCTTGCGCCTTGATGAGGCAACAAAAGTACGGGCGGATAGTAAACTGTACCTCCGAAGCATATGCTGGAACCGTCGGCCATACCAACTACGGTGCCGCTAAGGGAGGCATCGTCAGCCTGACCTACGCCGTCGCCCGGGAGATGGGACAATACGGAGTGACCTGCAACGCCTTCGCCCCCCGAGCGCGGACAAGAATGAGTGTCGGTGATACTCAGGATCAAGGCCTTCAGAAAAGAATCGAGGCCGGGCTCATCTCGGAGGATCGCCTCCAGGGCATGGAGGAGACCAGAAGGGAAGGCGCTGACCCCGAGTATTTTGCCCCTTTCATAGCCTATTTAGCCAGCGATGCTGCTGCCAATATAAATGGTTGCATCTTTGTCGTTTCCAGAGCCACCATCGGTATCTGGAACCATCCACAGATAGCCAGAAAATTCACCAGGGACTGGGATACGGCGGACAAATGGAGCCTTGATGAACTGGAGAAACTGGTACCCCAGCAATTGCTGGTTGATTATGTTAACCCAGCCCCAACAAGAAAACAGTGAATTCACTTCGTCAGTCGAGAGGGCGGGCTCACCCCTCCTGAGAAGTAAGAGAATTGGTCTTGGTGAGAAACAAGCGCCCTCGAACGAAGAAATTTCGGACTAAGGAGGACTAATTATGGGTGATAAGCTGAAGGGAAGGAACGCAGTTGTCACTGGTGCCGGTAGAGGAATCGGCAAGGCAGTAGCCATGGCGCTGGCTGAGGAAGGTGCCAATGTCGTGGTCTGTGACCTCGGAGTAGCCGTGGATGGGACAGGAACTGACCAGAATCCCGCGAATGAAACGGTGCAGGAATGCAAGAAGTTCGGCGTGAAGGCCATAGCACAATATGGCGACGTATCCAGCTTCAAGGACGCCGAGGCAGCTATCAAAGCCTGCGTGGATAACTTCGGCAGGATAGACATCCTGTGCAATATCGCTGGAATCGACAAGCCCAAAATGATCTGGAACATGACCGAACAGGAATGGGACCAGGTTGTCGGTGTCCACCTCAAGGGAACGTTCAATTTTATCAGGCACGCTGCTCCCCTCATGAGGGATCAGAAATACGGGAGAATCATAAACTGCGTATCCGAGGCATTTATAGGCGGCCCGAGCCACCTGAACTACGCCGCAGCTAAGGGAGGCATTGCCACCTTGACCTACGGTGGAGCCCGCGAGTTGGGCAGATCAGGTGTGACTGTCAACTCAATCTGTCCTCGAGCATGGACCAGGATGACCGCCGACGATAAAGTGATCGAAGGCATTAAGAAAAGAATCGCTGCCGGGCTGATGCCAGCGGACCAGCTTGACAAGATGATGAATGAGCTGGCTGATCCTTCATACTTTGCCACCTTCGTCGCCTACCTGGCCAGCGATGCCGCCGCCAACGTGAACGGCCAGATATTCTTCGTCTCTGGAATTGAGCTGGGGCACTGGAGCCAGCCACAAATAACAACCAAGGTAAGCAGGGACTGGAAGAAGGAAGGCAAGTGGCGGTTCGAAGAGATAGAGAAGCTTGTACCCCAGAAACTGCTGGTTGGTTATGTCAACCCGGCTCCACCACAACCAGAGGATAAAGAGAAGAAAAAATAGCAGTCATCGATCGAGAAGGAGGATTCAACTATGGCTGATAGACTAAAGGGTAAGAATGCAGTTGTAACCGGCGCCGGCAGCGGCATCGGAAAGGCGGTATCCCTAGCATTGGCCAAGGAGGGCGCCAACATAGTGGCGTGCGACTTGGGCGGCGCAATCGACGGCAAGGGCGCCAGCACGTCCCCGGCCGACCAGACCGCCAATGAGTGCAAGCAGCTCGGTGTCCAGGCAATTCCCCAGTACGGCAGCGTGGCGGACTTCAAGGCCGCCGAAGCCATGATCAAGGCCTGCGTCACTACCTTTGGCAGGATTGACATCCTGGTCAATGTTGCCGGCATTGACAGGGCCAAGATGCTCTGGAACCTGTCCGAAGAGGACTGGGATGTGGTGATATCTGTCCATCTTAAAGGGACCTTCAACATGATCCGGCATGCGGCTCCATTGATGAGAGAGCAGAAATATGGCCGGATAGTGAACACCATTTCCGAAGCCTTTGTGGGAACGGTCGGCCACTGCAACTATGGCGCGGCCAAGGGCGGCATCGCCAGCCTGACCTATGCCGCCGCCTGGGAGCTCGGCAAGTACGGCGTGACCTGCAACGCCATCTGCCCTAGAGCCGCTACCAGAATGACGATGGGACCAGATGTACTGGCGGGCTATAAGAAGAGAGTCGAGTCCGGTCTCTGGACCAAAGAGCGATACGACGAAGTGACCCATGTGGCCACGGCTGACTATCTGGCCGCCATCCCAACATACCTGGCCAGCGAAGCCGCCGGCCATGTCAACGGGTGTATTTTCGGCAGTGCCGGGGCTTTCTTCTCCTACTGGGCACCTGCAAAGGAGAGTGCCATATACAACAGAGACTGGGACAACTACGGGCCTTGGACAGTGGGCGAGGTCGAGAAGTGCATGCCCAACCTGCTGAAGGGCTACGTCAACCCGGCTCCACCAGAGAAAGAAGACAAGAAGAAGTAATCAGCCCACTATAGTTCTTGGGCTCTTGGATCTAAGCGCTAGTTTCGAACGGGCCAATCTGACAGATTGGCCCGTTCCGGTTTTCTTGATTCATGGGTCGAATTAGAAACCGTCGCGAAGTACATTGAAGGATCCAGTCCACATAGGGACTAGACGGGACTATCCAAACCACCAGCCGAGTCTCTATCAGCAGAAGCTTTCGGTTTCTTCATCTCCATAAGAATAAAATCATATCCTGACCTGGCTACACATCCACAGGGGACAAATCCGCATTTCTGAAAGCATTTCTGCGCCCTGCTGTTTCTCACCAGGGTATGGAGGTACATCCTCTTCAAGCCTTCTTTCTCAAAAACATAGTTCACCAGAGCAGTTGCTGCATCGGTACCATACCCTGCATTCCAATATGCTGTGTCTCCGATAATGATACCCAGTTCAGCTTCGCCTTTGTCTCGGTCAATATTATAGTAGCTGCAATTGCCAATATGTTTGCCTTCAAGCGTCTCAATAGCGTAGGTATACCCCCTCCCATCATTATGGTTCAACTCTTCAGCATAGCTGAGCAAGTACATCGAGAAGGGTAGATCCAGGGGTAAAGTAGCATCAAGCCCAGCCAGATCAGGGTCACTCTTCCACGCATAATCGTTCCAGGAGTCCTCCAACCTTTTCTCACGAAGTATTACTTTGCCGCCCTTTATCATCCTACGTCATCCCTTACTTCCCACAGCCAGGTCGGAACAGAAAACCGCTGGGGCAAGAACTGCTCCAACCCACCTCGCCTCCCTCCCGACTGCAACGTTCTCACCCAGCGCCTTATAAATATTACCTGAAACAACCGTATCCTTCACACGGCCTACTATTTCTCCCCTCTCCACCTTATATCCCAGGAGAACATTGCCGCTAAAATCGCCCGCAACGACATTGGTCTGCGTAGCACCCATGAGCTGCTCTACTACCAGCCCCTCCTTCACATCTCGAACCATGTCTTCAAAACTGACATCCCCCGTCTCAAGAACCAGGCTGCTTATCGAGGGAGCAGGTAATCCGGCACCAACCCTGTCGCCACTTCCTGTGCTCTCAACACCAGCTAAGCCAGCGGTCTGCAAATCATACAAAAAACTCTTCACTACACCACCATCAATAAGAGGCATGCGGCGGCTGGTTACCCCTTCATCGTCACACGGACGACTTCTGGGACGATAAGCCAGCGTAGCATCATCCCACAAAGACAGCTTCTCATCGAAAACCTTCTTCCCCTTCTTGCCCACTAATGGCGAGACTCCCTGCAGAACCACCCGCCCGTTGAAAGCTACGGTCAAGGGAGCAATCATGGCACTGACTACCCCATGCGGAGTGAAGATTACAGGCAGGTGTCCGGTTGATACCGCAGCCCGCCTCTTGGCCAGCTCCAGCTGGTTCACCACTGAACGGGCCACCTTCTCCATGTCTTTGACCGGATGACAGGAGCTCTCACTATCGCCAACAAACAGCATATCAGTATCCCTGATCAGGTTGCCCTCCAGTCCTACGCCAAAGAAGCTTCGCCTGAAAGCCGCTTCTCCCTCCCGGGAATTCAGGATACACACCGAAACCGTGCCTTTGCCCAGGCTTGCATCACACAGTAGATCCGGAGTATGCCCGCGCACCTGGGATATGAGCGCTTCACCCAGTTCAACCATTTCCTCTATATCGAACGTTTCTGTCTCAGGGTCATACATCGCTATCTGAGGATAGATCTGCCTGGATGGCAGCTCAAATCTGGCCATCGTACCAAATTGAGCCACCTCTACCGCCCGATTGACCAGTGAGACAATGTCATCAAGTGCAGTGGCAGTAGAAAATCCGATCCTCCCCTCTTTCACAATACGAAGCGCAACCAGCATACCCTGGTTCGTCTGTAACTGCTTCAGACGATTTGCCTCAAAGATAACAGGGGTCTCATCGAAGGTGCTCAGGAAAACCTCTGCCTCTTGGGCGCTTTTCTTTGCCAGTGAAAGAATCTCTTCAAGTCGAAGCTTTGAAAAATCGTTCATTCTTGTTGACTACTCTCAATCTCAATAAAAAAATTTTAACAACCCCACCATCACGCCCCACCTATCAGACAATGCTGAATCCGAATGTGAGGGCTGCCATTGGACACCGGCAACGGACTTTGCCCTCCCTTCCCACAACCCCCACCCTGGTTCATCTGCAGGTCATTGCCAATGGCATCTATGTTTTGGAGAGTGGTGAATATGTTGCCGGTGAGTACTACAGAGCGCAGCAGTTCCGCCACCCTACCCTGCCGGATAAAGTATGCTTCGCCAGCCGAGAATGTAAACATCTCCATACTGGTGGTCCCGCCGTACCAGTTCTTAACGTATATTCCTTCTTTAATGTCACCGATTATCTCACCAAATGAGAGCTTCTGCGGCTCAATAAAAGTATTCGTCATGCGCACAATAGGAGGATAATGATAGTCTATTGCCCTGGCATTTCCTGTGGTTGGTTCTTCCATCTTGGCCGCTGTTTCACGGGAGTGAAGCCTCCCTACCAGCACCCCTTCCTTGATCAGATAGGTTCTGGATGCAGGCACGCCTTCGTCATCATACTTATAGCTCCCCCTCAAGCCGGGAACAGCAGCACCATCGACAATATTGAGATGCTCCCCACCGAACCTCCGTCCCAGCACCATGATCTCTCTCATCCGCTCATTCTCATAGGTAAAGTCTGCCTCAGACAAATGCCCAAACGCCTCGTGGGTGAACACACCAGCCAGAATGGGATCGAGAACCACACAGTACTCTCCGCTCTGCACTTGAGGGGCAGAGAGAAGTTCCACCGCTCGATGTGCTATCTCTCTCACCTGCTCATGCAGCCCCTCGACTTGGGTAAAATCACCCCTGCTTCCTACGCTCAGACCTGCCTGCTGTATGTCACCCCCTTCCCGTGCCATTGCACTAACGCGAAGGGAGAGATCGCTGTTCTTCTGCTCGATGTAACTTCCTTCCGAATTGGCAAATATGGCTTTCCTCAGTCTGTCCCTGTAGCCCACCACCGAGGTCTCCACCTTCGGAGTACTCAGGATAATCTCATTGTATTCGTCAGCCAGACGCTTCTTTTCAACCAGAGGGATAGCAGTGCAGTCCCTTTCCGCTGCCTCTTCCAGGGAATCCACCACCGGAGCCACTGAAGCAAACCTAGTAACGCCTTTCCCCACCAATCTCGCCTGTTTCACAGCCAGCTTCACCTTCTCCCGCAAGCTGCCTTGATCATTGAAGCTGACAAAACCCCATCCCCCTTTGACCAATGCCCTTACATTGCCCCCGGAACTGGTGGGCTGACTGACCTCCTCCAGCTCCTTTCCACGATACCGTATACTGGTCGCCTTGTTCTCCTCAAAACGCACCTCAATATACTCGGCATCATGCCCCTTCAAGGCTTCTTCAATTTGATCTCTCTTCAATTGGGACCTCCAGCCTCTCGGAAAGCTCTGTGAAAATCCTGCTGCTGTAAGCGATTCAGTGGGGACATCGAGAGGAACTTCCTCAATCAAT
Protein-coding regions in this window:
- a CDS encoding SDR family NAD(P)-dependent oxidoreductase; the protein is MADRLKGKNAVVTGAGSGIGKAVSLALAKEGANIVACDLGGAIDGKGASTSPADQTANECKQLGVQAIPQYGSVADFKAAEAMIKACVTTFGRIDILVNVAGIDRAKMLWNLSEEDWDVVISVHLKGTFNMIRHAAPLMREQKYGRIVNTISEAFVGTVGHCNYGAAKGGIASLTYAAAWELGKYGVTCNAICPRAATRMTMGPDVLAGYKKRVESGLWTKERYDEVTHVATADYLAAIPTYLASEAAGHVNGCIFGSAGAFFSYWAPAKESAIYNRDWDNYGPWTVGEVEKCMPNLLKGYVNPAPPEKEDKKK
- a CDS encoding GNAT family N-acetyltransferase, translated to MIKGGKVILREKRLEDSWNDYAWKSDPDLAGLDATLPLDLPFSMYLLSYAEELNHNDGRGYTYAIETLEGKHIGNCSYYNIDRDKGEAELGIIIGDTAYWNAGYGTDAATALVNYVFEKEGLKRMYLHTLVRNSRAQKCFQKCGFVPCGCVARSGYDFILMEMKKPKASADRDSAGGLDSPV
- a CDS encoding TldD/PmbA family protein, coding for MKRDQIEEALKGHDAEYIEVRFEENKATSIRYRGKELEEVSQPTSSGGNVRALVKGGWGFVSFNDQGSLREKVKLAVKQARLVGKGVTRFASVAPVVDSLEEAAERDCTAIPLVEKKRLADEYNEIILSTPKVETSVVGYRDRLRKAIFANSEGSYIEQKNSDLSLRVSAMAREGGDIQQAGLSVGSRGDFTQVEGLHEQVREIAHRAVELLSAPQVQSGEYCVVLDPILAGVFTHEAFGHLSEADFTYENERMREIMVLGRRFGGEHLNIVDGAAVPGLRGSYKYDDEGVPASRTYLIKEGVLVGRLHSRETAAKMEEPTTGNARAIDYHYPPIVRMTNTFIEPQKLSFGEIIGDIKEGIYVKNWYGGTTSMEMFTFSAGEAYFIRQGRVAELLRSVVLTGNIFTTLQNIDAIGNDLQMNQGGGCGKGGQSPLPVSNGSPHIRIQHCLIGGA
- a CDS encoding SDR family oxidoreductase, which gives rise to MGERLKGKNALVTGAGRGIGKAIALALAEEGANVLVCDLGVAMDGTGADKSPADSTVEECRKLGVRAAAHYGDVSNFKSAEEMVQACVSNFGRIDILCNIAGILRPKMIFNMLEEDWDKVQAVHLKGTWNLCRHACALMRQQKYGRIVNCTSEAYAGTVGHTNYGAAKGGIVSLTYAVAREMGQYGVTCNAFAPRARTRMSVGDTQDQGLQKRIEAGLISEDRLQGMEETRREGADPEYFAPFIAYLASDAAANINGCIFVVSRATIGIWNHPQIARKFTRDWDTADKWSLDELEKLVPQQLLVDYVNPAPTRKQ
- a CDS encoding SDR family oxidoreductase, whose translation is MGDKLKGRNAVVTGAGRGIGKAVAMALAEEGANVVVCDLGVAVDGTGTDQNPANETVQECKKFGVKAIAQYGDVSSFKDAEAAIKACVDNFGRIDILCNIAGIDKPKMIWNMTEQEWDQVVGVHLKGTFNFIRHAAPLMRDQKYGRIINCVSEAFIGGPSHLNYAAAKGGIATLTYGGARELGRSGVTVNSICPRAWTRMTADDKVIEGIKKRIAAGLMPADQLDKMMNELADPSYFATFVAYLASDAAANVNGQIFFVSGIELGHWSQPQITTKVSRDWKKEGKWRFEEIEKLVPQKLLVGYVNPAPPQPEDKEKKK
- a CDS encoding metallopeptidase TldD-related protein, encoding MNDFSKLRLEEILSLAKKSAQEAEVFLSTFDETPVIFEANRLKQLQTNQGMLVALRIVKEGRIGFSTATALDDIVSLVNRAVEVAQFGTMARFELPSRQIYPQIAMYDPETETFDIEEMVELGEALISQVRGHTPDLLCDASLGKGTVSVCILNSREGEAAFRRSFFGVGLEGNLIRDTDMLFVGDSESSCHPVKDMEKVARSVVNQLELAKRRAAVSTGHLPVIFTPHGVVSAMIAPLTVAFNGRVVLQGVSPLVGKKGKKVFDEKLSLWDDATLAYRPRSRPCDDEGVTSRRMPLIDGGVVKSFLYDLQTAGLAGVESTGSGDRVGAGLPAPSISSLVLETGDVSFEDMVRDVKEGLVVEQLMGATQTNVVAGDFSGNVLLGYKVERGEIVGRVKDTVVSGNIYKALGENVAVGREARWVGAVLAPAVFCSDLAVGSKG